The Streptomyces halobius genomic interval AGCGGCAGCCGGACGATCTGACGGCGGACGCGGCCCGGCTGGGGGCGCCGGACATCGTGCCGTTGTGAGCCGTGCCGTTGTGAGCGGCGCTGTGGCAAGTCCGCCGGGTGCGCCTAGCGGCGGCGCCGTGCGGCGCAGAACTCCGCGGTCAGTACCGCCGTGCCGTGGCCCGGGTCGGTGAGGGCGTCGGTGTTCACCCGATAGCTGACGAGGTGCCGGCCGTCGGCGGTGCCCGCGCTCTGCACGTACGAGCCGTTGATGTCGCCGTTGTGGCCCCAGACCGTGACGCCGCAGGGCAGCTCTGTGGAGTACAGGCCGAGGCCGTACGTGCCGTCGGCGCGTTTCTCGCCGCGCAGCTGGGCCATCTGGCGCGGCGGCAGCAGCCTCCCGCCGAGCAGCGCGGAGAAGAACCGGTTGAGGTCGCCGAGAGTGGTGATCATCTCGCCCGCGGCACCGGCCCGGCTGGGGTCCAGGGAGGTGGCGTCCACCCGGCGGTCGCCGATCTGCGCATAGGCGCGGCCGTGCGGCTTGGGCAGCGTCGGATCGGTCCCGGGGAAGGAAGTGCTGTCGAGCCCGACGGGGATGCGGCGGCGTATCTCCGTGGCGTACGGGTGCCCGGTGACCGCCTCGATGACCAGGCCGAGCACGAGGTAGTTGGTGTTGGAGTAGGCAAAGGGGGCACTCCCCCGGCTACCGCTGGGGGCTCTTCCCCTGCCTTTGCGGCTCCTGCCTTCGGGGCTACGCGGGACCGCGCCCGGTGCGCCCCGTGCAGCCGACGGCGGATGGCTGAGGGCGATGCGCAGCAGCTCGGCCGGGGGGTGGCTGTCGTAGCGGTGGGCGTCGAAACCCGTGCCGGCCAGCTGGCGGGAGAGCCGGGGATCCTCGGTGTAGTTGAACAAACCACTCGTATGGTCCAGGAGCTGGCGGATCGTTACCTTCCGCAGATCGCCGCCGCCCTTCCCGGTTGTCGGCACGCCCGGCGGCAGATGCGCGGCCACGGTGTCGCTCAGCGACAGTTCTCCCTCCGCGACAAGCTGCAGGACGACGGTCGCGACCAGCGGTTTGGTGAGACTGCCGGCCCGGAAGTGGTCCGCCACGCCCATCCGGCGGCCGCTGCGCACATCCGCCACGCCCGCCGTCGAGAAGCGTGAGGCGCCGGAGCGGCCCTCGCGGGTGATCAGCGAGGCGGCGCCCGGCGCCCCGTCGTCGACCAGTTGGTGCAGCGCACGCGCCGTCGTGGCGGGCGTCCGCTCCGCCGTCCCCGCCGGGACCACCCGGATGACGTGGACCTGAGCCGTACAGGCCGTCAGGGCCAATGCGGTCAGAGCGGCCTGGACGGCGCGCACCGCACTCCGGCCGCGGGCGGCGGCCGACGACGGAGCCGGCCGGGCGGCACCGGCCGAGGCGGCACACGGCACGCACATCGTCATCGGGACTCCCGTTCGTCGGGGCCATCATGGCGGGTGTGCGGTCAGCCGTCCGGCCCGCCCCGGGCCTTCCCCATGGCTGTGGATGAGGGAGAATGAAGGCTCTGCCAGGGTGGGTTGTCCGAGTTGGGCCAGTTTGGTGATCGATACGATGTCACCGCTGCCAACTCGGCTGGATTGCCGAGGGGATTCAGTGGGCGACGAGGTCGAGATGGACGGCAAGGAGGGCAGGCTGCTCGCCGGCCGGTACCGGCTCGCCGATGTTCTCGGCCGGGGCGGCATGGGCACGGTCTGGCGGGCCGGCGACGAGGTCCTCGGCCGTACGGTCGCGGTCAAGGAACTGCGCTTCCCCGGCGGGGTCGAGGAGGACGAGAAGCGCCGTCTGATCACCCGCACCCTGCGCGAGGCGAAGGCCATCGCGCGGATCCGCAACAACGGCGCGGTGACCGTCTTCGACGTGGTCGACGAGGACGACCGGCCGTGGATCGTGATGGAACTCGTCGAGGGCCGCTCGCTCGCCGAGGTCGTCCGCGACGACGGCCCGCTCACCCCGCGCCGCGCCGCCGAGGTCGGCCTCGCCGTGCTGGACGTGCTGCGCGCCGCCCACACCGCCGGCATCCTGCACCGCGATGTGAAGCCGTCCAACGTCCTGATGTCGGAGGACGGCCGGGTCGTGCTGACCGACTTCGGCATCGCCCAGGTGGAGGGCGACCCCTCCGTGACCTCCACCGGCATGCTCGTCGGCGCGCCCTCCTACATCTCCCCGGAGCGGGCCCGCGGCCAGAAGCCCGGCCCGCCGGCCGACCTGTGGTCGCTGGGCGGCCTGCTGTACGCCTGCGTCGAGGGCGTACCGCCGTACGACAAGGGCTCGGCGATCGCGACGCTCACGGCGGTGATGACCGAGCCGGTCGAGCCGCCGAAGAGCGCCGGAGCGCTGGAGGAGGTCATCTACGGCCTGCTGGTGAAGGACCCGGCGGGCCGGCTGGACGACGCGGGCGCGCGGGCGCTGCTGCTGGACGTCATCCACGCGCCGGAGGACACCGGGCCGCAGGCCCCGGAGCCCGCCATGGACGAGACGCGGGCGATGGTGCTGCCGACGGCGCCGGAGAAGAAGCCCCTGCCCAAGGCCGCGAAGCCGAAGCCGGCGACGCCGAAGCGCAAGGCGAAGGCCAGGCCGGCGGCCGCCGTCGCCGCCGCACCCGCCGCGGCACCGACCGCCCCGGAGCGGGCCGAACGTCCGCAGACGACCGGACCGGGCCGTACGGGCTCCGGGGGCGCGAACGGCGCGGGCTCGGCCGGCCGGGACGCGGTCCCCCATAGCCCCAAGCGCGGTGGGGGTGCCCCCAGCGGTAGCCGGGGGAGTGCGCCCACTGCCGACGCTGCCGGCCGCCCGGCCCGCCCCGACCGTCCGGCGGCGCGCCCGTCAGGCCGTCCCGCATTCGACTCCGAAGCCGCCAAGGCGCGGATGCGCGCCGCCCTGCAGTCGGTACGCAACGCGGCCGCGGCCGCCGCGGCCCGCGGCGAGTCCAGACCCGGCGACGGGAACCGGCCGGTCCCGAGGGCCTCGGTGACCGATGTCGTCCCGCGCCGCACGCTCATCATCGCGGCCGTGGTCGTGGTACTGGCGATCCTGGGCACGATCCTGGCCCTCTCGCTCAGCGGCGACGAGGAAAAGGGCGGCAATCGGTCCGGCGCGGGCAGCAAGGCGTCCGCGAGCCACGACAAGCCCTCGGAGAACGCGGCCGACGCAAGCGAGAAGGCCGCGACGGGCGAGGACCGGCCGAAGGAGGACCCGAAGAATCCGGAGCCGTCCGCTCCGCCCACGC includes:
- a CDS encoding serine/threonine protein kinase, translating into MGDEVEMDGKEGRLLAGRYRLADVLGRGGMGTVWRAGDEVLGRTVAVKELRFPGGVEEDEKRRLITRTLREAKAIARIRNNGAVTVFDVVDEDDRPWIVMELVEGRSLAEVVRDDGPLTPRRAAEVGLAVLDVLRAAHTAGILHRDVKPSNVLMSEDGRVVLTDFGIAQVEGDPSVTSTGMLVGAPSYISPERARGQKPGPPADLWSLGGLLYACVEGVPPYDKGSAIATLTAVMTEPVEPPKSAGALEEVIYGLLVKDPAGRLDDAGARALLLDVIHAPEDTGPQAPEPAMDETRAMVLPTAPEKKPLPKAAKPKPATPKRKAKARPAAAVAAAPAAAPTAPERAERPQTTGPGRTGSGGANGAGSAGRDAVPHSPKRGGGAPSGSRGSAPTADAAGRPARPDRPAARPSGRPAFDSEAAKARMRAALQSVRNAAAAAAARGESRPGDGNRPVPRASVTDVVPRRTLIIAAVVVVLAILGTILALSLSGDEEKGGNRSGAGSKASASHDKPSENAADASEKAATGEDRPKEDPKNPEPSAPPTPRPGPADGTKLPDGFAEVSNGRFHFTVAMPKGFKQTGTSGRGSGAIYSASGRFPRVQIDYSAKPGTDAAASWRSLEPQVRSTSDDYHRIDIKTVEWRGYPTVADWSFTRKQSGEKVRILNRGFKADNEHGYAIMITCLADKWSEKECRQLRETAFKTFTVKD
- a CDS encoding serine hydrolase domain-containing protein, producing MTMCVPCAASAGAARPAPSSAAARGRSAVRAVQAALTALALTACTAQVHVIRVVPAGTAERTPATTARALHQLVDDGAPGAASLITREGRSGASRFSTAGVADVRSGRRMGVADHFRAGSLTKPLVATVVLQLVAEGELSLSDTVAAHLPPGVPTTGKGGGDLRKVTIRQLLDHTSGLFNYTEDPRLSRQLAGTGFDAHRYDSHPPAELLRIALSHPPSAARGAPGAVPRSPEGRSRKGRGRAPSGSRGSAPFAYSNTNYLVLGLVIEAVTGHPYATEIRRRIPVGLDSTSFPGTDPTLPKPHGRAYAQIGDRRVDATSLDPSRAGAAGEMITTLGDLNRFFSALLGGRLLPPRQMAQLRGEKRADGTYGLGLYSTELPCGVTVWGHNGDINGSYVQSAGTADGRHLVSYRVNTDALTDPGHGTAVLTAEFCAARRRR